The genomic stretch TGCTCGCCCTGCCCGGGGTCACCGGCCAGGCTGCTCGCCCTGCCCGGGGTCACCGGCCAGGCTGCCCGCCCGCCGCGGCCACCGCGATCCGCACCACCGACCCGGTTTCCAGCGCCGCCCACATCGCGCCGTCGGGGCCGAGCGCGATGCCGTGCGGCTCGGACGCGGGGTCCGGCAGGTCGTAGCCTTCGACGCGCCCGCTGGTGGTGATGCGGCCGATGCGGCCCGCGCCCCACTCGGTGAACCACAGGGCGCCGTCCGGTCCCGCGGCGATCGCGTGCGGGCGGGACGCCGGGTCCGGCAGCGGGAACTCCTCGACCGAGCCGTCCGTGGTGATGCGGCCGACCCGGCCCGCCGCGATCTCCACGAACCACAGGGCGCCGTCCGGACCGGGCGCGAGCCCGACCGGACCCGCGCCCGGCGTCGGCAGGTCGTGGAGCACGGTGTCGCCGTCCGGGTCGATACGGCCGATCGCGTTGGCCTGGTTGGCGGTGAACCACAGGGCGCCGTCCGGGCCCGTCGTGATCACCGAGGCGAAGGCGCCGCGTACCGGCAGCGGGTATTCGGTGACCGTGCCGTCCGGCGTGATGCGGCCGATGCGGTCGGCGGCGGATTCGGTGAACCAGACCGCGCCGTCCGGGCCCGCGGCGATGCCGAGGGGCCCGGCGTCCGCGGTCGGCAGGGTGAAGGACACCACCTCCGCACCGCCCCCGGCGGCGTCGCCGGGCATCAGACGGGTGACACGGTGCTCCTTGAACTCGGTGCACCACAGCGCGCCGTCCGTCCCCGTGGCGATCATCGTGGGTCCGCCGGTGGGGGTCTGCAAGGGGTAGGTGGTCACGTCTCCCGCCGTGGTCACCCGCGCGACGCACCCCTGGTGCACGAGCGTGCACCACAGCGCGCCGTCCGGCCCGGCGGTCAGCGCGTACGGGCCCGCCTCCGGACCGGCCACGACGTACTCCTGCAAGGTCACCTCTGGGCGGGACGACATGCGCTGGATCCTTTCGGCACGGTTCGGCATGGTGCGGTGCGGGGTGGTGCGGTGCGGGATGGTTCGATACAGGCGGTTCAGTGTGGTTCGGTGTGGCTCGTGCGGTCCGATACCGTTCGGTACGGCGAGGCCGGACGGTCCCCGTACGGTACCCAGGCCCCGCGGGCGACGCTCCGCCGCACCTCCGGCGGAGGACCGCACCGTCCCGCAACCATCCCGCAACCGACGCCCCGTCACCTCCGCCGTGTCAGCCGACGTTCACCTCATACGCGGACGTATCCAGCTGCGCCTTGCCCGTGAAGGCTTCCGTACCGGCTTCCACCCCGCTGAGATAGTCGGCCGGAGCCACCAGATCCCGCCGGGCGAGTGCCTGGAGGAAGTCGTTCAGGTCGAAGTCCGAGGCCGTGGTGTTGCCGACGCGGACGAAGGAGTACACGTTCCAGTCGGTCCGGCCGGCATACAGGTCCCAGGTGGCACCGGCGATCTTCACCCGCTGCTGCCGGGTGCCCAGGGGCGCGGCGCCGCCGCCCTTGGCGAGCCACACCATGACCTCGTGCTTGGGCCGGCTCCGCCAGTCCGTGTCCGGCCGGTCGTGCAGCCACAGGTCGTACGCGACGTTGTACGCGCCCGGCCTGCTCTCCTTCACCTTGTACGACCACTTCGCGCGGACCGGGGTCTTCGCGGACACCCGCACGGGCAGCCCGGTGGCGTTGGACTTCCAGCCCCAGTGCCAGCCCAGCACGCTGCTCGCGTACGACTTCACCGATTCCGGGGCGCCGGTCCAGTCGTGGTTGGTTCCCCAGCCGATGGTGTTCCCTGACTGGTACGTGGCCCAGGTGCAGGTCCAGCCGGAGCCGCTGCCCGCTCCCCAGGTGTTGTTGTTGAGCCAGTACTTGCCCATCGGCGTGGACTCGTTCGGCGCACAGCCGTCCGCCGCCCGTGCGGGCTGGGCGGCGGTGTCGAGCGCGAAGAGGGTTCCGCCGCCGAGCGTGGCGGCGGCGAGCAGCGCGACGAGGAAGCGCTTGCGGGACGAGCGGTGACGGCCAGGTGCTGCCATGGGACGGCCTCCCTTTCGGTCCGGGTTGGTGCTCCCTGGTTGCCGCCGCTCGGAAAAGGGTTGCCCGTACGGCGGCCGCGCCGCGCCGCGAGCCGTCCGCCATCCGTCGCCTTCCACCTTCCGCCCGCCGTCCGTCTACCGTCCGCCGTCCGCCGTCCGCCGTCCGCCACCAACCGACAGCCGACAGCCGACAGCCGCCGACGGGCCCCGGCAACCGCTCCGCCCACAGAAAAATCCGCGCGCCCCGGCAACCTTCTCCGGACCGGCGGCAACTGAGGGGCTGACAGAGTGTCCCCGATCAAGGAAGCCCGCCCCGTGCCCACCCTTCTCCCCCGCCCCGGTCACCGGCCCTCACCGCCGCACGCGGAAGGGCCGGCATGAGCCCGTCCACTCTCCCGATGAGCATGAACACCCCACGCAGCGCCGCCACCACCGGCCCGGTCCCCGCCACCGGTGACGCGTCGGCCGAGTTCCACGCCTTCTTCGAACGCCACCACGCGGAACTGGCCCGCCTGGCCCACCTGCTCACCGGCGAGGCGGACGCCGCCGACGACCTCGCGGCGGACGCGCTGCTCGCCCTGTGGCACCGCTGGGACCGGGTGCGCGGCGCGGACCACCCGGTGGCGTACGCCCGGGGCGTGGTCGCCAACATGGCCCGCGGCCGGATCCGCAGCACCGTGCGCGAGCGGCGCCGGATCGCCCTGTTCTGGTCCCAGCGCTCCGAGCGCGCGGACGGCCCCGACGTGGCCGCGGTCGTGGACGTACGCCAGGCGCTGGAACGGCTGCCGTTCCGCAAGCGCGCGTGCGTCGTGCTGCGGCACGCCTTCGACCTGTCGGAACGGGACACCGCCCTGGCCCTGGGTGTCTCCGTCGGTACGGTGAAGAGCCAGACCTCCCGGGGCATGGCGGAACTACAGCGGTACCTGGGTACGGGTGCCGCGGACGACCTCTCCGGGAGGGGGAAGTGATGGCGGAAGAGAACCTGCGCGAGCGGTTGCGCGAGGCGGCGCGGGCGCACGAACCGGACCGCGCACGGATGCTGGCGCGGGTGGAGCGCGGCATGGCGGACTCCGCCGACACCGGTACGGAACGACGGCGCCGCCCGGCGCGGGCCCGCCCGTGGTCACGGACCGCCCTCGCGGCCGCCGCGGCGGTGGGGGCCCTTGTGGCCGGTGGTTACGCGGTGACGACCGCCGTACGGGGCCCGGAGCCGCCGGAGAAGGTGACCGTCCGTCCGCTGCCCCCGGCCGGACCCGGCGAACAGCAGCGCCCGGCCTCGCCCTCCGCACCGGCCGGCCCGGACGGCGGCGCGCCGCGTACCGAGGACGGCCCGCTGTGGTCGGACGGCCTCGTGGACCCGCACAGCAACGCCTACTGGGCGCAGAGCAACGTCACGGTCCAGACGAAGCGCCCGCTGACCGCGCTCACCGTGGAACTGCGGATCGCCCAGACCGGCGGCGTGCACGACACGGGGAACTGGAGCACGCTGCCCCCCGCCGACTTCACGGTGTCCGTGGGCGAGCGCGACGGCGTACTCGTCTACCGGTGGACCCTCAAAGCGGGGCGGACGGTGCCTGCCGGGCGGCATGTCTTCGCGGGCCAGTACAACCACGCGCAGGGCGGGCGCGACGCCAAGGACGACGCGTACACGGCGACGGCGGAGGGGCCGGGTGGCCCCTGGTGCGTACGAGGGGCCTTTTGACAGGCGGGGGGCTTTCCGGCGGGTAGGGGGCTTCTGATGGGCCGGAGGCCTTTTGGCAGACCGCGAGAGGCCTTTGGGCAGGCCGCCGAAGGCCTTTGGGCAGGCCAGAAGCCTTTTGGCGGGCCAGAAGTGTTGCGTCACGCAGATGGCCTTCTGGCGGACCGCCCCGGAGCCTAGCCGAAGCCGGAGCCGAGGCGGGGCCGGACCAGAGCCGAGCCGGGGCCGGAGCCGGACCGGAGCCGAGCCGCGTCACTTCTTCGCGCGGCTCGGCTGTACCCGCTTCGGTTCACCCTTCATCTTCGGGTGCTCCGGCGGGTACGGGAGGTCCTTCAGCCCGTGTTCGCGCTCGTCGCGGTCGGCGAGTTCGAGCGCGGCCTCCAGGCGGCACGGGTGGGCGTCCATACCGGCGTGCAGGTCGCCCAGCTCGGCGAAGCGGGCCGGCATGGTCGCCAGGTCGAAGTCCTCCGGTACGGCGTCGGGCAGTTCCGCCCAGCGCAGCGGCGCGGACACCGGCGCGTGCGGGAAGGGCCGTACGGAATAGGCGCTGGCGATGGTGCGGTCCCGGGCCGTCTGGTTGTAGTCCACGAAGATCCGGGCGCCGCGCTCCTCCTTCCACCAGGAGGTGGTGATCCGCTCCGGGTCGCGCCGTTCCAGCTCCCGGGCCACCGCGATGGCCGAGCGGCGGACCTGGGTGAAGGTCCACTCGGGCGCGATGGGCACGAAGACGTGCAGGCCGCGGCCGCCGGAGGTCTTGGGCCAACCGGTGAGGCCGAGGCCGTCGAGGACGTCGCGCAGGGCGAGGGCGGCCCGTACCGCGTCCGCGTAGTCCGTGCCCGGCTGTGGGTCGAGGTCGATGCGCAGCTCGTCCGGGTGCTCGGTGCGGTCCCGGCGCACCGGCCAGGGGTGGAAGGTCAGACAGCCCAGGTTGGCCGCCCACAGGACGGCGGCGGGCTCGGTGGGGCAGATCTCGTCGGCGTACCGGCCGCTGGGGAAGGCGATCCGGCCGGTGGGGATCCAGTCGGGGAGGTTCTTCGGCGCCCGCTTCTGAAAAAACGATTCGCCTTCCACTCCGTCGGGGTAGCGCTCCAAAGTGGTGGGCCGGTTCTCCAGGGCGCGCAGGATGCCGTCGCCGACACTCAGGTAGTAGCGGACGACATCGGCCTTGGTGAAGCCGCGCCGCGGGAAATAGACCTTGTCCGGGTGCGACACCCGGACCGTCCGCCCGCCCGCGCTCAGCTCCAGCGACTCTGCCATGCACCCACGCTAGGCCGTACGGGCAGGCCCCGCCCGTCGGCGGGCGCGGTGCCGCCGTCCGCTCCCACCGGTCACCGCACAATCGCCCCCATGGACCTTCCCGTGATGCCCCCGGTGGAGCCGATGCTGGCGAAGGCCGCCCCGGACATTCCGCCCGGCATACAGTACGAGGCCAAGTGGGACGGCTTCCGGGCCATCGTCTTCCGCGACGGGGACGAGGTCGAGCTGGGCAGCCGGTCGGGCAAGCCGCTCACCCGGTACTTCCCCGAGCTGGTCGAGGCCCTGCGCACGGAGATCCCGGCGCGCTGCGTGCTGGACGGGGAGATCGTCATCGCCCGGGAAGGGCGCCTGGACTTCGACGCCCTGCTGGAGCGCATCCACCCGGCCGACTCCCGGGTGCGCCACCTGGCCGAGGTGACCCCGGCCTCCTTCGTAGCGTTCGACCTGCTGGCCCTGGGCGACGCGTCGCTGATGTCCACGGCGCAGCGGGACCGCCGCGAGGCCCTGACGACGGCGCTGCGCGACGTCGCCGCCCCGGTCTTCACCGCGCCGGTCACCCACGACCTGGACGTGGCCCGCGAGTGGTTCGAGCAGTTCGAGGGCGCCGGGCTGGACGGCGTCGTGGCGAAGCCGACCGGCATGCCGTACCGGCCGGGCCGGCGGGTCATGGTCAAGACGAAGCACGAGCGGACCGCCGACTGCGTGGTGGCGGGCCTGCGCCCGCACAAGAGCGGCCCGGTCGTCGGGTCCCTGCTGCTGGGCCTGTACGACGCGAACGGCCGCCTCCAGCACGTCGGTGTCTGCTCGTCCTTCCCCATGCGCCGGCGCGAGGAGCTGATGGAGGAGCTGGCGCCGCTGCGGATGGAGTCCGTCGCGGGCCACCCGTGGGAGGAGTGGACCAGCGAGGAGGCGCAGGCGGCGGGCCGGCTGCCCGGCGGCCCCAGCAGGTGGACCGGGAAGAAGGACCTCTCCTGGATTCCCCTGCGCCCGGAGCGCGTACTGGAGGTCGCCTACGACCACATGCAGGGCGACCGCTTCCGCCACACCGCCCAGTTCCGCCGCTGGCGCCCCGACCGCGAACCGGAACAGTGCACGTACGCACAGCTGGAGGAGCCGGTGCGGTACGACTTGTCGGAGGTGCTGGGGGCCTGATCGCGGCTCACCGCTGTGCCGCCGAACGCTGTACCGCTGTACCGCCGAACGCTATGCCGCTTTGCCGCACTACGGCCGCCATCAACCAAGTCAGAACTTGGCCGTCTTCTCCGGTCAGAACACTTTCTCCTTCGCCGGTCAGGACGCGGCCGACTTCTCCAAGCTGCCCACCAGCCCGTCCGCCAGCCGCCCGTACGCCGTACGGCACCGCTCGTCCTCCTGGCCGTCGGCCACCTCCCGATTGGCCTCGGCGAGCGCGTAGGCGTGGACGTACGCGCCCGGATACGCCTCGGCATAGGCCCGCGCGTCCTCGTTCGCGTACGCCGCCGCCACCGCCCGGGAATTCGCCAGGGCGTGGGCGTCGGCGAACGACCGTGCATGGGCACCGGTGTTGAGCTCCTCGTAATACGCGGCGAACTCCTCGGCCTTTCCCTCGCTCTTCTCCCCGGCCCTCTCCTCGGCCCTCTCCTCTCCGTAATCATTGACCGCCGCATAAGCACGGGCATTGGCCGCCGCCGTGGCGAAGGCGTCGGCAAAGGCATAAGCGAGCCGGTAAACCTCCCGCAACGCCGGTTCCAGTGCCGCGGCCCACTCGCTTTCCGTGCCCGGCTCCCCCGCCAAGGCCCGCTCGTGCAAGTCGCGTACGGTTTCCAGCTCCGCGCCCGTACCGCCGCGCCGCACGCTCGCCGCCACCAGCATGGGCAGCACCGTCCGCGAGTGCCAGTCGTGCACCACGCCGAACGGAATCCGCCCTTCCAGGCGCTGGACCTCCCCGTACACCCGGCGCGCCCAGTCCGTCGCGGCCTCGACGGGCTGCCCGTCGAACAGTGCCGCGACCACCGGCATGAACCACGCCGGCGCGTTCCCCGCGCCACCGTCCGGCGCGCCGCCCCCGTCCGTCCCGGGCCCCCCGGCTTCCAACTGCGCGAGAAAACACGTAAACGCCTCGGTGGCGACCGGGGACGAGCTCATCAGCCTCTCCTCTTACGTTCGCGGGAGGGCTTTACCGTATCCCGGCGTACGGTCGGCACCCATTTCGCAGGACCGTCACAACCCCGCTACAAACACCGGCGGCCACCGGCGGACACGGTCGGCCCAATTCCCGGCCGTGCAATGCTGAGAGACGTCGGCAGTTCGTGGTACGGACGGGAGAGTACGGAAGCGTGGGGGCAGTGATACGACGGGGCCTGACCGGTGTGTGGGACCGCTTCGCGGCATCCGACCCGGGACTGCTGCGGCTGATGGCGGGACTGCGGACGGTGGCGGCCATCGCGCTCACCCTGATCGTCCTCGCCGTCCTCGGCACCGACGTCACCCACCTGGTCGCGGGCGCCATGACGGCGATGGTCGCCACCTTCGCGATCAAGGAGAAGCAGGTGCGCGGCCAGGCCGTCACCCTGGCGCTCGGCCTGCCCGTGGCGCTCGCCGCGGTCTCCCTCGGCGCGCTGCTGCACAGCCAGGTCATCGCGGGCGACGTCTTCTTCGTGGCCCTCATCTTCGGCGCCGTCTACTGCCGCCGGTTCGGCGACCGCGGCACCGCCCTGGGCCTGATCGGCTTCCAGACCTACTTCGTCTCCCTGTTCGTCGGCGTCACCGCGTCCGCCCTGCCCCTCCTGGCCCTGACCCTGGCCATCGCCTTCGCGTGCAGCGCCGTCGTCCGCTTCACCGTCGTACCGGAGACGCCCCAGCGCATCCTGCAATGGCTGCGCGGCGCCTTCCGGGCCCGGGTCGCCCAGCTGGTGGCCACCCACATCGAACTGCTCGACGCCCGCCCCGACCAGCTGGACAAGGTCCTGGACGACCTGCGGCGGCACACCGCCCGGCTGCACGAGTCGGCCCTGATGATCCAGGGCCGCCTGGAGGACGGCACCCGCGACCCGGCCACCGCCTCGCTGCTCCAGCGCCGTATCGCCGACGCCGAGATCGCCACCGAGCGACTGGGCGTCCTGCTCCTCAACGCGCGCACCGCCGAACGCGCCGACACCCTCACCCTGCACCTGCCCCAGGCGCCGCTGCCCACCGCGAAGAACGAGATGCCGGCCGAGGACGCCGCCACCGTCACCCTGCGCCGCGACCTCAACGCCCTGCACCTCCTCGTGTCCCGCGGGGCGTCCGACCACTCCGGCACGGCCGTCGCCCACGTACGCAACCGGCTGCTCGGCTACCGCGACGAGGACAATCTGCCGCGCGCCTCGATCGCCGTCCAGGACGTCTTCCGCGGCATCGGCGAGGCCGCCCGCTCCGTCCTGGGCCTGCGGCTCGCGCTCGACGGCCCCCAGGACGAGTCCGACGACACCCCCGCCACGACCCGGTCCCGCGAGGAGTTCGACGCCGAGGACGTCGCGCTGGCCGGCGCCGAGAAGCCCGAGGAGGACGACCGCACCGGCCTGCGACGACCCACCACCCGGGCCGCCTTCCAGATCGCGGTGGGCTCCACGCTCGCCATCGTCGGCGGCGAGTTCCTCTCCGCCCAGCGCTGGTACTGGGCCGTGCTGACCTGCTGGGTCGTCTTCCTCAACACCGCCTCCACCGGCGAGATCATCATCAAGGGCTACCGCCGCCTGGTCGGTACGGTCCTCGGCGTCGTCGCCGGTGTCGCGCTCGCGGGCCTGGTCGGCAACCACACCTGGACGGCGTTCGCGCTGATCCTCCTCTTCGTCTTCGCCATGTTCTTCACGGCGCCGCTCTCCTACGCCCTGATGTCCTTCTTCGTCACGGCGATGCTCGGCCTGCTCTACACCCTCCTGAACACCTACAGCCTCGACGTCCTGATCCTGCGCATCGAGGAAACCGCCCTGGGCGCCGCCTGCGGCATCATCGCCGCCGTCCTCGTCCTGCCGGTACACACCGACCGCCGCACCGACGACCTCCTCGGCACGGTCCTGACCAAACTCGACGAGGTCGTCGCCGCCTCCGTCGACCAGCTCAGCGGCGGCCCCGCCACCGACCTGCTGGGCCTCTCCCGCGACCTGGACACCGCCCTGGACGACCTCCGCGCCTCCACCCACCCCCTGACCCACCCGATCAGCCCGCTCCGCGTCCGCCGCCAGACCGTCCGCTACCTCGTCGCCCTCCTCGAAACCAGCGCCTACCACGCCCGCTCCCTCGCGGCCACCGCCGAACTCCTCCCCTACAGCAAGACCATCGCCGCCGACCCCCGCCTCCAACGCGTGGGCCGGCGCATAGCCCACAACATCGAAACCATCACGGCGCACGTACGGGGCGAGAAGACGGACGCGAAGGTGACCTCCGGCGCCACCATCATTTCCCTCCTGGAATCGGACGGCTCCGGCGCACCGCACCCGAGCACGGTCACCTATCGCGTGCTTCGGCATTTGCAGCGGCTGGACGAGGGGGTCTCGGGGTTGGCCCGGCCGTTGGGGGTGCCGGTGGAGGGGCGGTCCGAGGGAAGGCAGAAGGCCGGGCGGAAGTAGCGGCAGCCGTCGGAGTGCCGCCTGCCGCAGGCAGCGGCCACGGCCAACAAGGCGGCCTGGGGCGAGCTCGATGTCGTCTACGCCGCGTCAGCGGCCCCCGCCGCGTCCGAGAGCCGAAGCAGCCGGGCCAGTTCCTTCCGCCCGCGTCCGATCAGGTCGAGCACCATGGCCGGGTCCGAGTCGAGTGGCAGCGGGATATCGGTGAGGACATCCGTCAGGGTGTACCGGCCGTGCAGCCACTGCTGCAACGCGCGCCAGTCGGTGCCCCGGTCGAGGGGCAGGTCATCCGACCATGGCGAGGCCTCGTACCGGGTGCCGTCGGTGCCGTTCGCGTGGAGCAGCCCGGAGCGGCGCACCAGGCACGGGAAGCAAACGCCGCAGTTCGCGAGGGGTGGGCCGCCGCTGCGGCGGGCGGGCGGCCTGCCGCAGCTCAGAGTGGATTCCAGGTCGGCCGGGGCAAGGCCCGCGGCGCGGCCGGTCATGCACACCTCGCCTTTGGTCAACCGCGCCAGGGGATTGACCACCTGCACCGCGCTGTCGGCGTCGCCCACGGCGGCTGTCAGGGCGTTCAGGCGGTCCAGCGTCCACGGGTGCACGGAACGGGTGGAGCAGGCGGCCGAACGTGCGGGCGTCAAGGGTGGGTTGATGGCGAGCTGGCCGTTCTCGGGGATGTGGACGGTGTCCACTCCGTGCGCGGCCGCGGCGCGGATCGCACCCGCCGCGTAGAGCAGACCGCGGGTGCGGGAGGAGGTCTCCAGCCGCAGGCCGGAGCCGTCGCCCGTCGGAGTCTGACTCATTGGCAGCAGCATCACCGGCCGTGGCCCGTCCAGTCGCTCCACGGCCTCGTACACCCGCTGTTGGAGACGCAGCAGGCCGATCTCGCGGAACATCACGAGCAGCAGCGGACGGGGATCATCGGCGCGCGAGCGAGTGGCGGCCCAGCCGAGGGAATCCAGTCCGCCGGAGAACAGCGCGACTTCCGATGCCCGCGGGTAGCCGGGAAAGGGCATCGCTTCCTGGACCTGGTAACCGGTGAGAGGGCGGAAATCCACGTTCCAGAGGTCCCCGGTGAGGATCTGGAGCAGTGCGGTGAGGTGGGTACGGACCGTTGCGCTGTGCCACCGTTCGTGTTCCGTGACGGGCACGCCGAGGCTGATGCGGCGGGTCCAGCGGTCCCGGACGCCGGTCCTGCGGACGTACTTGTCGGCGATGAACGCGGCTCTGGCGACGCGGAACAGGTCCTCGGCCCAGTCGGGGACCGGGCCGGGCAGGCGATGCCGGCCGGTGATACGGCGTTCCTTCTCCTGGAAGGCTTCCTCGCCGATCTCCCTCCAGTGGTCACCGCGAGGCCGGTCCCCGCGGTGACCACGCCACCACAGGAAAGCGTCGTGACCGGTCATGCCGCGGCCTCCGGCTCTCCGGTGATCCCGCCGGTGATCAGGCCGAGTACCTTGCCGACCGCCTTCGGCACCAGCGACTCGGCGCCCCCGGGCAAAACGGCCGACGGTTCCCGCGCGGTGTCCGCGGCCTGCGCGAGGTCCGTCGCTCCGGCGTACTCCTCGCAGGGATTCGGCACCAGGCCTACGACGGCCTCCGCGACCCAGTCGGCGATTCTGCCTTCCGGATCGGTCGCGACAAGCACCGGCACGGCCGATGTGACGTGCTCGGCGACAACGGACCGGAGGAATTCCCCCACCATGTCGGCGAAGAACCACTGGTAGAGATCGCACAGGATGTCCCAGGCGAAGCCGCCATCCGCGACGCCCGCGTCCATGGCGTCGCCCCATTCGGGATGCGTGTCCCGGGTATCGCGGACCGCCGCGGCCACCCCTCTGCGCACCGCGGCGTCGGCGAGCGTGCCACCGTCTCCGCCCACCTCCCGTACGAGACGTGCGACGAGCGCGTCCATCGACTCCGCGCCCTCGACGGCCAGCGAGCCCAAGGCACCGGCGAGCCGTTCACCGGCCGCACGAGCCGTGTCGTACAACCCGAAGACCGATCGGTCGGCACGAAGCGTCTCGTGCAGCACACGCAAATAGTCCGCGGCGATCTCTTCCAACTGCTGGTCCGCGTTCTGCGAGTCCGCTCGCCAGCGCGCCAGCCGCCTCGCAGCGGAGCTCCACCGCTCGCCGTTCGGTCCCTTCCATCGCGTGGATGTCCCCACAGCGCCCCCTACCCGGTGGTGTCGCAATCCGGTCTTTCAGCCATGGCATCAGACCGGACGCCCCCCAGGTAGGGCGGGACTCGGCCAGGGCGGCATCCACGGCTCCGGCGGCCGAGCAGCCAGGAATGTCACCTTCTGCGACATGTGCGGCACACGCACCTGGGACTGTGCGGTATGCAGCGCCGGGTCAAGGACGTCGCGCAGGTCCCGGCGCAGGCCAACTCAGAGGACGGCGGAATCGGCCCTTGCGGGTCACCGTCCCGTCCTACCCATCAGCCGAGGAAGCTGAGGCGCACCTGCCGCTCCGGGTTGTCCCGGTTCGTATCCACGAAACACACCGACTGCCACGTCCCCAGCGCCAGCCGCCCGTCGATGACAGGAAGCGTGGCGTGGGGCGGGACGAAGGCCGGGAGGACGTGGTCGCGGCCGTGGCCGGGGCTGCCGTGTTGGTGGCGCCAGCGGTTGTCGGCGGGAAGGAGGTCGGCGAGGGCGGTGAGGAGGTCGTCGTCGCTGCCTGCGCCGGTTTCGATGATGGCGATGCCGGCGGTGGCGTGCGGGACGAAGACGTTCAGAAGGCCGTCGGCGCCGTGCGCGACGTCGCGGAGGAAGGCGGCGCAGTCGCCGGTGATGTCGGCGACCGCTTCCTGGGTGCCGGTCGTGAGGTCCAGGGTCCGGGTCTTGAATGCGTTGCTCATGAGTCCATTTTCGTACGGGTGGGGCGTGGATGCGGGCAGCCGGGTGTTCGCGGCGGGAGCAATGTCGGCGTAACAAAGGTCCAGCCAGTGAGACGATGTTTGACCGGCTTTCAGGTGCGCCGCTACGTTCGGCGACATGTCTACGTCAGCCCGGCTCACCACGCGCGGTCACATCGACCTGCTGCGGGTGGCGTCCGCCGCGTGTCGGCGCGGTTGCTGCGGCTGAGGTCATCGCGTCGCTGACGTCTGCGGGACTCGTTCAGCGGCGATATGCGCCTCTTGCATTTCTTTTCCCTCCCTTTTTTCCGTGCCGGATGTACGGCGCGTTCACGGCGCGTTTTCCTTTTCCGTCCTCCGGGTTCCTCGTGCTGCCTCGCGGCGTGCGCCGATTCCGGGACAGACGTACGGCGGAAGGGGGCGCGCATCTTCTGATCTGGAGCTTTCATGACTGTTGTGCAGGCCGCGCCTGTCCATGCGCCGCCCGACGCGCCGCCGCCGCGCACGAGGCAGCCCGACCTCGTTCCCGTCGTCCCCCTGTCGGTCCGGC from Streptomyces albofaciens JCM 4342 encodes the following:
- the ligD gene encoding non-homologous end-joining DNA ligase, coding for MAESLELSAGGRTVRVSHPDKVYFPRRGFTKADVVRYYLSVGDGILRALENRPTTLERYPDGVEGESFFQKRAPKNLPDWIPTGRIAFPSGRYADEICPTEPAAVLWAANLGCLTFHPWPVRRDRTEHPDELRIDLDPQPGTDYADAVRAALALRDVLDGLGLTGWPKTSGGRGLHVFVPIAPEWTFTQVRRSAIAVARELERRDPERITTSWWKEERGARIFVDYNQTARDRTIASAYSVRPFPHAPVSAPLRWAELPDAVPEDFDLATMPARFAELGDLHAGMDAHPCRLEAALELADRDEREHGLKDLPYPPEHPKMKGEPKRVQPSRAKK
- a CDS encoding virginiamycin B lyase family protein, producing MSSRPEVTLQEYVVAGPEAGPYALTAGPDGALWCTLVHQGCVARVTTAGDVTTYPLQTPTGGPTMIATGTDGALWCTEFKEHRVTRLMPGDAAGGGAEVVSFTLPTADAGPLGIAAGPDGAVWFTESAADRIGRITPDGTVTEYPLPVRGAFASVITTGPDGALWFTANQANAIGRIDPDGDTVLHDLPTPGAGPVGLAPGPDGALWFVEIAAGRVGRITTDGSVEEFPLPDPASRPHAIAAGPDGALWFTEWGAGRIGRITTSGRVEGYDLPDPASEPHGIALGPDGAMWAALETGSVVRIAVAAAGGQPGR
- a CDS encoding SigE family RNA polymerase sigma factor; the encoded protein is MNTPRSAATTGPVPATGDASAEFHAFFERHHAELARLAHLLTGEADAADDLAADALLALWHRWDRVRGADHPVAYARGVVANMARGRIRSTVRERRRIALFWSQRSERADGPDVAAVVDVRQALERLPFRKRACVVLRHAFDLSERDTALALGVSVGTVKSQTSRGMAELQRYLGTGAADDLSGRGK
- a CDS encoding FUSC family protein; the protein is MAGLRTVAAIALTLIVLAVLGTDVTHLVAGAMTAMVATFAIKEKQVRGQAVTLALGLPVALAAVSLGALLHSQVIAGDVFFVALIFGAVYCRRFGDRGTALGLIGFQTYFVSLFVGVTASALPLLALTLAIAFACSAVVRFTVVPETPQRILQWLRGAFRARVAQLVATHIELLDARPDQLDKVLDDLRRHTARLHESALMIQGRLEDGTRDPATASLLQRRIADAEIATERLGVLLLNARTAERADTLTLHLPQAPLPTAKNEMPAEDAATVTLRRDLNALHLLVSRGASDHSGTAVAHVRNRLLGYRDEDNLPRASIAVQDVFRGIGEAARSVLGLRLALDGPQDESDDTPATTRSREEFDAEDVALAGAEKPEEDDRTGLRRPTTRAAFQIAVGSTLAIVGGEFLSAQRWYWAVLTCWVVFLNTASTGEIIIKGYRRLVGTVLGVVAGVALAGLVGNHTWTAFALILLFVFAMFFTAPLSYALMSFFVTAMLGLLYTLLNTYSLDVLILRIEETALGAACGIIAAVLVLPVHTDRRTDDLLGTVLTKLDEVVAASVDQLSGGPATDLLGLSRDLDTALDDLRASTHPLTHPISPLRVRRQTVRYLVALLETSAYHARSLAATAELLPYSKTIAADPRLQRVGRRIAHNIETITAHVRGEKTDAKVTSGATIISLLESDGSGAPHPSTVTYRVLRHLQRLDEGVSGLARPLGVPVEGRSEGRQKAGRK
- a CDS encoding SpcZ, which translates into the protein MSSSPVATEAFTCFLAQLEAGGPGTDGGGAPDGGAGNAPAWFMPVVAALFDGQPVEAATDWARRVYGEVQRLEGRIPFGVVHDWHSRTVLPMLVAASVRRGGTGAELETVRDLHERALAGEPGTESEWAAALEPALREVYRLAYAFADAFATAAANARAYAAVNDYGEERAEERAGEKSEGKAEEFAAYYEELNTGAHARSFADAHALANSRAVAAAYANEDARAYAEAYPGAYVHAYALAEANREVADGQEDERCRTAYGRLADGLVGSLEKSAAS
- a CDS encoding ATP-dependent DNA ligase, with the translated sequence MDLPVMPPVEPMLAKAAPDIPPGIQYEAKWDGFRAIVFRDGDEVELGSRSGKPLTRYFPELVEALRTEIPARCVLDGEIVIAREGRLDFDALLERIHPADSRVRHLAEVTPASFVAFDLLALGDASLMSTAQRDRREALTTALRDVAAPVFTAPVTHDLDVAREWFEQFEGAGLDGVVAKPTGMPYRPGRRVMVKTKHERTADCVVAGLRPHKSGPVVGSLLLGLYDANGRLQHVGVCSSFPMRRREELMEELAPLRMESVAGHPWEEWTSEEAQAAGRLPGGPSRWTGKKDLSWIPLRPERVLEVAYDHMQGDRFRHTAQFRRWRPDREPEQCTYAQLEEPVRYDLSEVLGA
- a CDS encoding GH12 family glycosyl hydrolase domain-containing protein; this encodes MAAPGRHRSSRKRFLVALLAAATLGGGTLFALDTAAQPARAADGCAPNESTPMGKYWLNNNTWGAGSGSGWTCTWATYQSGNTIGWGTNHDWTGAPESVKSYASSVLGWHWGWKSNATGLPVRVSAKTPVRAKWSYKVKESRPGAYNVAYDLWLHDRPDTDWRSRPKHEVMVWLAKGGGAAPLGTRQQRVKIAGATWDLYAGRTDWNVYSFVRVGNTTASDFDLNDFLQALARRDLVAPADYLSGVEAGTEAFTGKAQLDTSAYEVNVG